A window from Erythrolamprus reginae isolate rEryReg1 chromosome 9, rEryReg1.hap1, whole genome shotgun sequence encodes these proteins:
- the NIP7 gene encoding 60S ribosome subunit biogenesis protein NIP7 homolog isoform X2 gives MRPLTEDETRVLFEKIQLLVDRPDGTYCFRLHKDRVYYLSERLLKLATNIPRGSLVSLGTCFGKFTKAQKFRLHITALDYLSPYAKYKVWVKPGAEQSFLYGNHLLKSGLGRITESTAQYQGVVVYSMADVPLGFGVAAKTTQECRKVDPMAIVVFHQADIGEYIRHEETLT, from the exons atgcggccGCTGACCGAGGACGAGACCCGCGTCCTTTTCGAGAAG ATCCAGCTGCTGGTGGACCGGCCGGACGGCACCTACTGCTTCCGCCTGCACAAGGACCGAGTCTACTACCTCAG CGAGAGGCTTCTGAAACTAGCCACCAACATCCCCCGGGGAAGCCTGGTGTCCCTGGGCACCTGCTTCGGAAAGTTCACCAAGGCCCAGAAATTCCGTCTCCACATCACCGCCCTGGATTACCTCTCCCCTTATGCCAAG TACAAAGTCTGGGTGAAGCCTGGAGCAGAGCAGTCTTTCCTTTATGGGAACCACCTCTTGAAGTCCGGTTTGGGGCGCATCACTGAGAGCACTGCGCAGTACCAAGGAGTGGTGGTGTATTCAATGGCTGATGTTCCTCTG GGATTTGGGGTGGCAGCCAAAACCACCCAGGAGTGTCGAAAAGTGGATCCCATGGCAATTGTAGTATTTCACCAAGCAGACATAGGCGAGTACATACGGCACGAAGAGACACTGACTTAA
- the VPS4A gene encoding vacuolar protein sorting-associated protein 4A, which yields MTTSALQKAIDLVTKATEEDKAGSYEEALRLYQHAVEYFLHAIKYDAHSDKAKESIRAKCAQYLDRAEKLKDYLRNKSKQSKKPVKEAQNDSKGSDSDSEGENPEKKKLQEQLMGAIVMEKPNVRWSDVAGLEGAKEALKEAVILPIKFPHLFTGKRTPWRGILLFGPPGTGKSFLAKAVATEASNSTFFSISSSDLVSKWLGESEKLVKNLFELARQHKPSIIFIDEVDSLCGSRNENESEAARRIKTEFLVQMQGVGNNNDGTLVLGATNIPWVLDAAIRRRFEKRIYIPLPEEPARAQMFKLHLGNTPHSLAEADIHELGRKTDGYSGADISIIVRDALMQPVRKVQSATHFKKVHGPSRTSPGVLVEDLLTPCSPGDPGALEMTWMEVPGDKLLEPLVCMSDMLRSLATTRPTVNAEDLLKVKKFTDDFGQEG from the exons ATGACCACGTCCGCCCTGCAG AAGGCCATCGACCTGGTGACCAAAGCGACGGAGGAGGACAAGGCGGGCAGCTACGAGGAGGCGCTGCGCCTCTACCAGCACGCGGTGGAGTATTTCCTGCACGCCATCAAGT atgACGCGCACAGCGACAAGGCCAAGGAGAGCATCCGCGCCAAGTGCGCCCAGTACCTGGACCGGGCGGAGAAGCTGAAGGACTACCTGCGCAACAAGAGCAAGCAGAGCAAGAAGCCTGTCAAGGAGGCCCAGAATGACAGCAAGGG CAGCGACAGCGACAGCGAGGGGGAAAACCCGGAGAAGAAGAAACTGCAGGAGCAGCTGATGG GTGCCATTGTGATGGAGAAGCCCAACGTGCGGTGGAGCGATGTAGCCGGCCTGGAGGGCGCCAAGGAGGCCCTGAAGGAAGCCGTCATCCTGCCCATCAAGTTCCCTCACCTGTTTACAG GCAAGCGCACCCCCTGGCGTGGGATCCTCCTTTTTGGCCCCCCGGGAACTGGGAAGTCCTTCCTGGCCAAAGCAGTGGCCACCGAGGCCAGCAACTCCACCTTCTTCTCCATCTCCTCTTCGGACCTGGTCTCCAAGTGGCTGGGGGAGAGTGAAAA GCTGGTGAAGAACCTCTTTGAGTTGGCCAGGCAGCACAAGCCGTCCATCATCTTCATCGATGAGGTGGACTCGCTGTGTGGGTCCCGCAATGAGAACGAAAGTGAAGCTGCTCGCAGGATCAAGACAGAATTCCTGGTGCAAATGCAAG gTGTTGGGAATAATAACGATGGCACTTTGGTTTTGGGTGCTACCAACATCCCCTGGGTCCTGGATGCTGCCATTCGGAGGAG GTTTGAGAAGCGCATTTACATCCCGCTCCCAGAGGAGCCGGCTCGGGCCCAGATGTTTAAGCTGCACCTGGGCAACACCCCGCACAGCCTGGCTGAAGCCGACATCCACGAGCTGGGCCGCAAGACGGACGGCTACTCGGGGGCCGACATCAGCATCATTGTGCGGGACGCCTTGATGCAGCCCGTGCGCAAGGTGCAGTCGGCCACACACTTCAAGAAG GTCCACGGACCGTCTCGCACCAGTCCTGGTGTGCTGGTAGAGGACCTGCTGACGCCTTGTTCCCCGGGGGATCCTGGGGCCCTTGAGATGACCTGGATGGAGGTGCCTGGGGACAAACTTCTGGAACCGCTGGTCTGCATG TCAGATATGTTGCGCTCTCTAGCCACCACCCGCCCGACGGTCAATGCGGAGGATCTCCTGAAGGTGAAGAAGTTCACAGACGACTTTGGCCAAGAGGGTTAA
- the SNTB2 gene encoding beta-2-syntrophin isoform X1 has translation MAVWARARRAGPLEVLVGARWVRALAELSGEALALSPEPPPPSASPPGPPSPARGSPPSGLRRVRVLKAEAGGLGLSIKGGRENHMPVLVSRIFPGLAAERCGALHLGDAILAVNGRDLRHATHDQAVQALKRAGREVLLEVKYMREATPYIKKPSLVSDLPWEGSFPPSPSLSLSEESGSPKQPSPPQDRKVIPLKMCYAARNLSMPDLENRMIELHSPDSRNTLFLRCKDSATANTWFTALHSHILALLPQVLAELNAMLGASQTPGGSREVKQIAWLAEQAKLDGGRQHWRPVLLAVTEKDLLLYDSVPWTRAAWDAPCHSYPLVATRLVQSGCRSPCLGSDLSFATRSGSRQGIEMHVFRVETHRDLSTWTRTLVQGCHAAAELVKEVSVGCVWNSRDVRLTIHFEDGFTVSSEGSGSTATLLRYPFERLKLSADDGVRNLFLDFGGPEGELMCLWVAPIRGRTLPPRRAPVVHCCCCCCGRGSGRGGGLLSPNPEGPPEPLSHPPVGVSVQQSSKEAPGPRTVFSAAGGDV, from the exons ATGGCGGTGTGGGCGCGGGCGCGTCGGGCGGGGCCACTGGAGGTGCTGGTGGGGGCGCGCTGGGTGCGGGCGCTGGCGGAGCTGAGCGGGGAGGCGCTGGCGCTGAGCCCGGAGCCGCCGCCGCCCTCCGCCTCCCCTCCCGGGCCGCCCTCCCCTGCGCGGGGCTCTCCGCCGTCGGGGCTGCGGCGCGTGCGGGTGCTGAAGGCGGAGGCGGGCGGGCTGGGCCTGAGCATCAAGGGCGGCCGGGAGAACCACATGCCCGTGCTGGTCTCGCGCATCTTCCCCGGACTGGCGGCCGAGCGCTGCGGGGCGCTGCACCTGGGCGACGCCATCCTGGCCGTCAACGGCCGCGACCTCCGCCACGCCACCCACGACCAGGCCGTGCAGGCGCTCAAGCGGGCCGGGCGGGAGGTCCTGCTGGAAG TGAAGTACATGCGGGAGGCCACCCCCTACATCAAGAAGCCGTCGCTGGTGTCGGACCTGCCGTGGGAGGGGTCTTTCCCGCCGTCgcccagcctcagcctcagcgaGGAGTCGGGCTCCCCCAAGCAACCCAGCCCCCCCCAGGACCGCAAAGTCATCCCCTTGAAGATGTGCTACGCTGCCCGGAACCTGAGCATGCCGGACCTGGAGAACAG GATGATAGAGCTGCACTCGCCCGACAGCCGCAACACCCTCTTCCTCCGCTGCAAGGACTCGGCCACGGCCAACACCTGGTTCACGGCCCTGCACAGCCACATCCTGGCCCTCCTCCCCCAGGTGCTGGCCGAGCTCAACGCCATGCTGGGGGCCAGCCAGACTCCGGGGGGCAGCCGGGAGGTCAAACAGATCGCCTGGCTGGCCGAGCAG GCCAAGCTGGATGGCGGGCGGCAGCACTGGCGTCCGGTGCTTCTGGCCGTGACGGAGAAGGACCTGCTGCTCTACGACTCCGTGCCCTGGACGAGGGCCGCCTGGGACGCCCCCTGCCACAGCTACCCTCTGGTGGCCACCAG GCTGGTGCAGTCGGGCTGCAGGTCACCCTGCCTGGGGTCCGACCTCAGCTTTGCCACACGGTCCGGCTCTCGCCAGGGCATCGAGATGCACGTCTTCCGCGTGGAGACCCACCGCGACCTCTCCACCTGGACCAGGACCCTGGTGCAAGGCTGCCACGCTGCTGCCGAGCTCGTCAAGGAAGTCTCCGTAG GCTGTGTCTGGAACAGCCGGGACGTTCGGCTGACCATCCACTTCGAAGACGGCTTCACCGTGTCCAGTGAGGGGTCCGGCTCCACCGCCACCCTCCTCCGATACCCCTTTGAGAGGCTGAAGTTGTCGGCGGATGACGGGGTCCGGAACCTGTTCTTGGACTTTGGCGGCCCGGAGGGGGAGCTG ATGTGCCTTTGGGTCGCGCCCATAAGGGGAAGGACGCTGCCGCCCAGAAGGGCCCCAGTTgtgcactgctgctgctgctgctgtgggaGGGGCTCTGGGCGAGGCGGGGGGCTTCTGTCTCCCAATCCAGAAGggcccccagagcctctgtcccACCCCCCGGTGGGAGTCTCAGTCCAACAGTCGTCCAAAGAAGCTCCGGGGCCACGGACGGTCTTTTCAGCAGCAGGAGGAGATGTCTGA
- the NIP7 gene encoding 60S ribosome subunit biogenesis protein NIP7 homolog isoform X1 has translation MRPLTEDETRVLFEKLARYVGENIQLLVDRPDGTYCFRLHKDRVYYLSERLLKLATNIPRGSLVSLGTCFGKFTKAQKFRLHITALDYLSPYAKYKVWVKPGAEQSFLYGNHLLKSGLGRITESTAQYQGVVVYSMADVPLGFGVAAKTTQECRKVDPMAIVVFHQADIGEYIRHEETLT, from the exons atgcggccGCTGACCGAGGACGAGACCCGCGTCCTTTTCGAGAAGCTCGCCCGATA CGTGGGCGAGAACATCCAGCTGCTGGTGGACCGGCCGGACGGCACCTACTGCTTCCGCCTGCACAAGGACCGAGTCTACTACCTCAG CGAGAGGCTTCTGAAACTAGCCACCAACATCCCCCGGGGAAGCCTGGTGTCCCTGGGCACCTGCTTCGGAAAGTTCACCAAGGCCCAGAAATTCCGTCTCCACATCACCGCCCTGGATTACCTCTCCCCTTATGCCAAG TACAAAGTCTGGGTGAAGCCTGGAGCAGAGCAGTCTTTCCTTTATGGGAACCACCTCTTGAAGTCCGGTTTGGGGCGCATCACTGAGAGCACTGCGCAGTACCAAGGAGTGGTGGTGTATTCAATGGCTGATGTTCCTCTG GGATTTGGGGTGGCAGCCAAAACCACCCAGGAGTGTCGAAAAGTGGATCCCATGGCAATTGTAGTATTTCACCAAGCAGACATAGGCGAGTACATACGGCACGAAGAGACACTGACTTAA
- the SNTB2 gene encoding beta-2-syntrophin isoform X3: protein MAVWARARRAGPLEVLVGARWVRALAELSGEALALSPEPPPPSASPPGPPSPARGSPPSGLRRVRVLKAEAGGLGLSIKGGRENHMPVLVSRIFPGLAAERCGALHLGDAILAVNGRDLRHATHDQAVQALKRAGREVLLEVKYMREATPYIKKPSLVSDLPWEGSFPPSPSLSLSEESGSPKQPSPPQDRKVIPLKMCYAARNLSMPDLENRMIELHSPDSRNTLFLRCKDSATANTWFTALHSHILALLPQVLAELNAMLGASQTPGGSREVKQIAWLAEQAKLDGGRQHWRPVLLAVTEKDLLLYDSVPWTRAAWDAPCHSYPLVATRLVQSGCRSPCLGSDLSFATRSGSRQGIEMHVFRVETHRDLSTWTRTLVQGCHAAAELVKEVSVGCVWNSRDVRLTIHFEDGFTVSSEGSGSTATLLRYPFERLKLSADDGVRNLFLDFGGPEGELGPQPSALGQVGSCEG, encoded by the exons ATGGCGGTGTGGGCGCGGGCGCGTCGGGCGGGGCCACTGGAGGTGCTGGTGGGGGCGCGCTGGGTGCGGGCGCTGGCGGAGCTGAGCGGGGAGGCGCTGGCGCTGAGCCCGGAGCCGCCGCCGCCCTCCGCCTCCCCTCCCGGGCCGCCCTCCCCTGCGCGGGGCTCTCCGCCGTCGGGGCTGCGGCGCGTGCGGGTGCTGAAGGCGGAGGCGGGCGGGCTGGGCCTGAGCATCAAGGGCGGCCGGGAGAACCACATGCCCGTGCTGGTCTCGCGCATCTTCCCCGGACTGGCGGCCGAGCGCTGCGGGGCGCTGCACCTGGGCGACGCCATCCTGGCCGTCAACGGCCGCGACCTCCGCCACGCCACCCACGACCAGGCCGTGCAGGCGCTCAAGCGGGCCGGGCGGGAGGTCCTGCTGGAAG TGAAGTACATGCGGGAGGCCACCCCCTACATCAAGAAGCCGTCGCTGGTGTCGGACCTGCCGTGGGAGGGGTCTTTCCCGCCGTCgcccagcctcagcctcagcgaGGAGTCGGGCTCCCCCAAGCAACCCAGCCCCCCCCAGGACCGCAAAGTCATCCCCTTGAAGATGTGCTACGCTGCCCGGAACCTGAGCATGCCGGACCTGGAGAACAG GATGATAGAGCTGCACTCGCCCGACAGCCGCAACACCCTCTTCCTCCGCTGCAAGGACTCGGCCACGGCCAACACCTGGTTCACGGCCCTGCACAGCCACATCCTGGCCCTCCTCCCCCAGGTGCTGGCCGAGCTCAACGCCATGCTGGGGGCCAGCCAGACTCCGGGGGGCAGCCGGGAGGTCAAACAGATCGCCTGGCTGGCCGAGCAG GCCAAGCTGGATGGCGGGCGGCAGCACTGGCGTCCGGTGCTTCTGGCCGTGACGGAGAAGGACCTGCTGCTCTACGACTCCGTGCCCTGGACGAGGGCCGCCTGGGACGCCCCCTGCCACAGCTACCCTCTGGTGGCCACCAG GCTGGTGCAGTCGGGCTGCAGGTCACCCTGCCTGGGGTCCGACCTCAGCTTTGCCACACGGTCCGGCTCTCGCCAGGGCATCGAGATGCACGTCTTCCGCGTGGAGACCCACCGCGACCTCTCCACCTGGACCAGGACCCTGGTGCAAGGCTGCCACGCTGCTGCCGAGCTCGTCAAGGAAGTCTCCGTAG GCTGTGTCTGGAACAGCCGGGACGTTCGGCTGACCATCCACTTCGAAGACGGCTTCACCGTGTCCAGTGAGGGGTCCGGCTCCACCGCCACCCTCCTCCGATACCCCTTTGAGAGGCTGAAGTTGTCGGCGGATGACGGGGTCCGGAACCTGTTCTTGGACTTTGGCGGCCCGGAGGGGGAGCTG GGGCCGCAGCCTTCAGCCCTTGGCCAGGTCGGGAGCTGCGAAGGCTGA
- the COG8 gene encoding LOW QUALITY PROTEIN: conserved oligomeric Golgi complex subunit 8 (The sequence of the model RefSeq protein was modified relative to this genomic sequence to represent the inferred CDS: deleted 1 base in 1 codon) — MDYRAPGQAGAEWSQGSRKCRRGCHSDHFLVHVDSAMAAPGSAADVEEASLLAWLFRASPSALPAGGAELPAYLARLSGLGLEALRREPGRLAEERAQLGAQTRALAFAHYKTFIRSAECTAETRRAFGGIEQDLGRLLDRLPPFAEACRSFMRHAEQIAQNRRMNNVTLNRHTEILEVLEIPQLMDTCVRNSYYEEALELVSHVRRLEKKHAGIPVIQGIVAEVRQSTQLMLTQLIQQLRTNIQLPACLRVIGYLRCMDVFTEAELRITFLQARDFWLRSILAAVPDDDPYVHITKTIEACRVHLFDIVTQYRAIFADEEPLVLPLGKDTCNESAIFHGWVLQKVSQFLLVLERDLQRGVGNRLDSLLGQCMYFGLSFSRVGADFRGQLVPIFQRVMLLTFKKAMQEATGQFQEEMNSYTLISAPALLGSATSVPMPSAQPGSLQPPLVLLDFPPLAHLLNNILMAFNDLRLCCPVALAPVVAALLENVLSQGVKVVLAFHRAEAAAFSGQEQELFVQFCTAFLEDLVPYLNRCLQLLFPPAQTAQILGVPAAQVHKYGGLACVEEEVIQELLGSVLPKKETAEEGLALQLPLGMGSSGSEQGGGGPSPAESLLPPVAENSPLPEDSGPLSGGSATG, encoded by the exons ATGGACTATAGAGCGCCAGGGCAAGCAGGGGCAGAGTGGTCGCAAGGAAGCCGGAAGTGCCGACGCGGTTGCCATAGCGATCACTTCCTGGTCCACGTAGATTCCGCGATGGCGGCCCCGGGCAGCGCGGCGGACGTGGAGGAGGCGAGCCTGCTGGCCTGGCTGTTCCGCGCGTCGCCCTCGGCGTTGCCGGCGGGGGGCGCGGAGCTGCCGGCCTACCTGGCGAGGCTGTCGGGGCTGGGCCTGGAGGCGCTGCGGCGGGAGCCCGGGCGGCTGGCGGAGGAGCGGGCGCAGCTGGGGGCGCAGACGCGGGCCTTGGCCTTCGCGCACTACAAGACCTTCATCCGCTCGGCCGAGTGCACCGCCGAGACCCGCCGCGCCTTCGGCGGCATCGAGCAGGACCTGGGCCGCCTGCTCGACCGCCTGCCGCCCTTCGCCGAGGCCTGCCG GAGCTTCATGCGCCACGCGGAGCAGATCGCCCAGAACCGCCGGATGAACAACGTGACGCTGAACCGGCACACGGAGATCCTGGAGGTGCTGGAGATCCCGCAGCTGATGGACACCTGTGTCCGGAACAGCTACTACGAGGAGGCGCTGGAGCTCGTCTCCCACGTCCGACGCCTGGAGAAGAAGCACGCCGGCATCCCCGTCATCCAG gGCATCGTGGCCGAGGTGCGTCAGTCCACACAGCTCATGCTTACTCAACTGATCCAGCAGTTACGGACCAACATCCAGCTGCCCGCTTGCTTGCGTGTGATTGGCTACCTGCGCTGCATGGATGTGTTCACAGAGGCTGAGCTGCGCATCACGTTTCTGCAAGCAAGAGACTTCTGGCTGCGCTCCATCCTTGCGGCTGTTCCGGACGATGACCCCTATGTGCACATCACAAAAACGATAGAGGCCTGCCGCGTGCATCTCTTTGACATTGTCACGCAGTATCGTGCCATTTTTGCAGACGAAGAGCCGCTGGTGCTGCCCCTGGGGAAGGACACCTGCAATGAGAGCGCCATCTTCCATGGGTGGGTGCTGCAGAAAGTCTCCCAGTTCCTGCTGGTTCTCGAGCGAGACTTGCAGCGTGGTGTGGGCAATCGCCTTGACTCTTTGCTGGGACAGTGCATGTACTTTGGCCTGTCCTTCAGCCGGGTAGGAGCGGACTTCCGGGGCCAGCTTGTTCCCATTTTTCAGCGCGTGATGCTCCTTACTTTCAAGAAAGCTATGCAGGAAGCCACAGGCCAGTTCCAAGAAGAGATGAACTCCTACACCTTGATCTCTGCGCCGGCTCTCTTGGGCAGTGCCACCTCTGTGCCAATGCCTTCTGCCCAGCCAGGCAGCTTGCAGCCCCCTCTGGTGCTGCTGGACTTTCCCCCCCTTGCCCATTTGCTCAACAACATCCTGATGGCCTTCAATGATTTGCGTCTCTGCTGTCCTGTCGCTCTGGCCCCAGTTGTGGCAGCGCTCCTGGAGAACGTGCTCAGCCAG GGTGTGAAGGTCGTTCTGGCTTTCCATCGGGCAGAGGCGGCAGCGTTCAGCGGTCAAGAGCAAGAGCTGTTTGTCCAGTTCTGCACGGCGTTCCTGGAAGACTTGGTGCCCTACCTCAACCGCTGCCTCCAGCTCCTCTTCCCTCCAGCCCAGACGGCACAGATTCTGG GTGTTCCCGCTGCTCAGGTCCATAAATATGGAGGTCTCGCCTGCGTAGAGGAGGAGGTCATCCAGGAGCTCCTGGGCTCAGTCCTTCCCAAGAAAGAGACTGCTGAGGAGGGGCTGGCCCTGCAACTCCCCCTGGGCATGGGGTCCTCCGGCTcagagcag ggggggggcggTCCTAGCCCTGCCGAATCTCTTCTCCCCCCCGTTGCAGAGAATAGCCCCCTTCCCGAGGACTCTGGGCCGCTCAGTGGGGGCTCTGCAACAGGATAG
- the SNTB2 gene encoding beta-2-syntrophin isoform X2, with the protein MAVWARARRAGPLEVLVGARWVRALAELSGEALALSPEPPPPSASPPGPPSPARGSPPSGLRRVRVLKAEAGGLGLSIKGGRENHMPVLVSRIFPGLAAERCGALHLGDAILAVNGRDLRHATHDQAVQALKRAGREVLLEVKYMREATPYIKKPSLVSDLPWEGSFPPSPSLSLSEESGSPKQPSPPQDRKVIPLKMCYAARNLSMPDLENRMIELHSPDSRNTLFLRCKDSATANTWFTALHSHILALLPQVLAELNAMLGASQTPGGSREVKQIAWLAEQAKLDGGRQHWRPVLLAVTEKDLLLYDSVPWTRAAWDAPCHSYPLVATRLVQSGCRSPCLGSDLSFATRSGSRQGIEMHVFRVETHRDLSTWTRTLVQGCHAAAELVKEVSVGCVWNSRDVRLTIHFEDGFTVSSEGSGSTATLLRYPFERLKLSADDGVRNLFLDFGGPEGELALELHSCPKPLVFVLHTFLSAKVTRLGLLA; encoded by the exons ATGGCGGTGTGGGCGCGGGCGCGTCGGGCGGGGCCACTGGAGGTGCTGGTGGGGGCGCGCTGGGTGCGGGCGCTGGCGGAGCTGAGCGGGGAGGCGCTGGCGCTGAGCCCGGAGCCGCCGCCGCCCTCCGCCTCCCCTCCCGGGCCGCCCTCCCCTGCGCGGGGCTCTCCGCCGTCGGGGCTGCGGCGCGTGCGGGTGCTGAAGGCGGAGGCGGGCGGGCTGGGCCTGAGCATCAAGGGCGGCCGGGAGAACCACATGCCCGTGCTGGTCTCGCGCATCTTCCCCGGACTGGCGGCCGAGCGCTGCGGGGCGCTGCACCTGGGCGACGCCATCCTGGCCGTCAACGGCCGCGACCTCCGCCACGCCACCCACGACCAGGCCGTGCAGGCGCTCAAGCGGGCCGGGCGGGAGGTCCTGCTGGAAG TGAAGTACATGCGGGAGGCCACCCCCTACATCAAGAAGCCGTCGCTGGTGTCGGACCTGCCGTGGGAGGGGTCTTTCCCGCCGTCgcccagcctcagcctcagcgaGGAGTCGGGCTCCCCCAAGCAACCCAGCCCCCCCCAGGACCGCAAAGTCATCCCCTTGAAGATGTGCTACGCTGCCCGGAACCTGAGCATGCCGGACCTGGAGAACAG GATGATAGAGCTGCACTCGCCCGACAGCCGCAACACCCTCTTCCTCCGCTGCAAGGACTCGGCCACGGCCAACACCTGGTTCACGGCCCTGCACAGCCACATCCTGGCCCTCCTCCCCCAGGTGCTGGCCGAGCTCAACGCCATGCTGGGGGCCAGCCAGACTCCGGGGGGCAGCCGGGAGGTCAAACAGATCGCCTGGCTGGCCGAGCAG GCCAAGCTGGATGGCGGGCGGCAGCACTGGCGTCCGGTGCTTCTGGCCGTGACGGAGAAGGACCTGCTGCTCTACGACTCCGTGCCCTGGACGAGGGCCGCCTGGGACGCCCCCTGCCACAGCTACCCTCTGGTGGCCACCAG GCTGGTGCAGTCGGGCTGCAGGTCACCCTGCCTGGGGTCCGACCTCAGCTTTGCCACACGGTCCGGCTCTCGCCAGGGCATCGAGATGCACGTCTTCCGCGTGGAGACCCACCGCGACCTCTCCACCTGGACCAGGACCCTGGTGCAAGGCTGCCACGCTGCTGCCGAGCTCGTCAAGGAAGTCTCCGTAG GCTGTGTCTGGAACAGCCGGGACGTTCGGCTGACCATCCACTTCGAAGACGGCTTCACCGTGTCCAGTGAGGGGTCCGGCTCCACCGCCACCCTCCTCCGATACCCCTTTGAGAGGCTGAAGTTGTCGGCGGATGACGGGGTCCGGAACCTGTTCTTGGACTTTGGCGGCCCGGAGGGGGAGCTG GCCCTGGAGCTGCACTCCTGCCCCAAGCCCCTGGTCTTTGTCCTGCACACCTTCCTGTCGGCCAAAGTGACCCGCCTGGGCCTCCTGGCCTAG